A genomic region of Streptomyces rimosus contains the following coding sequences:
- a CDS encoding VC0807 family protein — MDSQTRSGTEAAPGTGTATAPAPRPKLEGPRALLLDAGVPIASYYLLTGAFGLSTLAALAWSGALPAARSLWSLVRERRLNAVATLMTATNIIGLLLSLVAGDERLMMAKDSAVSSTFGLAVLVSALIGRPLMAPVLKPWITKGDAARSAAWDRLTAESAWFRRVQRRHSAVWGAALLGECVARVIGAFTLPVDTMVWLGTVMLMAAMVLAIVASGVIGIDKMEKLVRAEAAAEAAPAPADAPAPEVSAAPAGTAAR, encoded by the coding sequence ATGGACAGCCAGACCCGCAGCGGCACGGAAGCGGCCCCCGGCACCGGTACGGCCACGGCCCCCGCGCCCCGCCCGAAGCTGGAGGGCCCGCGGGCGCTGCTCCTGGACGCCGGCGTCCCGATCGCGTCGTACTACCTCCTCACCGGCGCCTTCGGCCTGAGCACCCTGGCCGCCCTGGCCTGGAGCGGCGCGCTGCCGGCCGCCCGCTCGCTGTGGAGCCTGGTCAGGGAGCGCCGCCTCAACGCGGTGGCCACCCTGATGACGGCGACGAACATCATCGGCCTGCTGCTCAGCCTGGTGGCCGGCGACGAGCGGCTGATGATGGCCAAGGACAGCGCCGTGAGCAGCACCTTCGGCCTGGCGGTGCTGGTGTCCGCGCTGATCGGGCGGCCGCTGATGGCGCCGGTGCTCAAGCCGTGGATCACCAAGGGGGACGCGGCCAGGAGCGCCGCGTGGGACCGGCTGACCGCGGAGTCAGCGTGGTTCCGGCGGGTGCAGCGCCGGCACTCCGCGGTGTGGGGCGCGGCCCTGCTGGGCGAGTGCGTGGCCCGGGTGATCGGCGCATTCACGCTGCCCGTGGACACGATGGTGTGGCTGGGCACGGTGATGCTGATGGCGGCGATGGTGCTCGCCATCGTGGCCAGTGGGGTGATCGGCATCGACAAGATGGAGAAGCTGGTACGGGCCGAGGCGGCGGCCGAGGCGGCTCCCGCCCCGGCCGACGCCCCGGCCCCCGAGGTCAGCGCAGCCCCGGCAGGGACCGCAGCTCGGTGA
- a CDS encoding aldo/keto reductase, with amino-acid sequence MRYTLFGRTGLRVSELSLGAMTIGSDWGWGASKDTSARIVDAYEDAGGNFIDTANNYTDGSAETILGELLEGRRDRFVLASKYTCATRQGDPNAAGNHRKNLVQSVEQSLARLRTDHLDVLWVHARDNFTPVEEVMRALDDVVRSGKVHYVGVSDWPAWEIAQANTLAELRGWTAFAGSQLRYSLLERTPERELLPQARAFDLAVLAWAPLAAGKLTGKYRRGERGRLDVTGEGGHASEQEEATVTAVLEVAEQGGWSPAQVALAWLRQRPGNIIPIIAATKESQLADNLASVDVELDADALRRLDEVSAVPLGFPHDFLAEPAITQNVYGDRWEAVQDRRTTYRRSVHGVL; translated from the coding sequence GTGCGTTACACACTGTTCGGCAGGACCGGTCTGCGGGTGAGCGAGCTGAGCCTCGGCGCCATGACCATCGGCTCCGACTGGGGCTGGGGCGCCTCGAAGGACACCAGTGCGCGGATCGTCGACGCCTACGAGGACGCGGGCGGCAACTTCATCGACACCGCCAACAACTACACCGACGGCAGCGCCGAGACGATCCTCGGCGAACTGCTCGAAGGCCGCCGGGACCGCTTCGTCCTGGCCAGCAAGTACACCTGCGCCACCCGTCAGGGCGACCCGAACGCGGCGGGCAACCACCGCAAGAATCTGGTGCAGTCGGTCGAACAGAGCCTGGCCCGGCTGCGCACCGACCACCTCGACGTCCTGTGGGTGCACGCGCGGGACAACTTCACCCCGGTCGAGGAGGTGATGCGCGCGCTGGACGACGTCGTACGGTCCGGCAAGGTGCACTACGTCGGCGTGTCCGACTGGCCGGCCTGGGAGATCGCGCAGGCCAACACCCTCGCCGAGCTGCGCGGCTGGACCGCGTTCGCGGGCTCGCAGCTGCGCTACAGCCTGCTGGAGCGCACACCGGAACGGGAGCTGCTCCCCCAGGCGCGCGCCTTCGACCTGGCCGTACTGGCCTGGGCCCCGCTGGCGGCCGGCAAGCTCACCGGCAAGTACCGGCGCGGCGAGCGCGGCCGGCTGGACGTGACCGGCGAGGGCGGCCACGCGTCGGAGCAGGAGGAGGCGACGGTCACGGCGGTGCTGGAGGTCGCGGAGCAGGGCGGCTGGAGCCCGGCGCAGGTGGCGCTGGCCTGGCTGCGGCAGCGCCCCGGCAACATCATTCCGATCATCGCCGCGACCAAGGAGAGCCAGCTCGCCGACAACCTCGCGAGCGTGGACGTGGAGCTGGACGCCGACGCGCTGCGGCGGCTCGACGAGGTGAGCGCCGTGCCGCTGGGCTTCCCGCACGACTTCCTGGCGGAGCCCGCGATCACGCAGAACGTGTACGGCGACCGCTGGGAGGCCGTGCAGGACCGGCGGACCACCTACCGCCGGTCGGTGCACGGCGTGCTCTGA
- the mnmA gene encoding tRNA 2-thiouridine(34) synthase MnmA, producing MTTDAPRRLRVLAAMSGGVDSAVAAARAAEAGHDVTGVHLALSENPKSFRTGARGCCTIEDSHDARRAADVIGIPFYVWDLAERFREDVVEDFFAEYEAGRTPNPCLRCNEKIKFAALLDKALALGFDAVCTGHYATIVERPDGGRELHRASDMAKDQSYVLGVLDDRQLAHAMFPLGDTLTTKAEIREEAARRGLFVAKKPDSHDICFIADGDTQGFLAKRLGRAEGDIVDESGAKVGTHEGAYGFTIGQRKGLRIGTPAPDGKPRYVLDISPVDNTVTVGPAESLDVTALTAVRPRWCGAAPTGPGTYTAQLRAHGGETEVTAEPVDGGLRVTFAEPVRGVAPGQAIVLYDGTRVVGSATIATTDRARAVA from the coding sequence ATGACGACTGACGCTCCCCGCCGCCTCCGCGTGCTCGCCGCCATGTCCGGCGGTGTCGACTCCGCCGTCGCCGCCGCCCGCGCCGCCGAGGCGGGCCACGACGTGACCGGTGTGCACCTCGCGCTCTCCGAGAACCCGAAGTCCTTCCGCACCGGCGCCCGCGGCTGCTGCACGATCGAGGACTCGCACGACGCGCGCCGCGCCGCCGATGTCATCGGCATCCCGTTCTACGTCTGGGACCTCGCCGAACGCTTCCGCGAGGACGTCGTCGAGGACTTCTTCGCGGAGTACGAGGCGGGCCGCACGCCCAACCCCTGCCTGCGCTGCAACGAGAAGATCAAGTTCGCCGCGCTGCTGGACAAGGCGCTCGCCCTCGGCTTCGACGCGGTCTGCACCGGCCACTACGCCACGATCGTGGAGCGCCCGGACGGCGGCCGCGAGCTGCACCGCGCCTCCGACATGGCCAAGGACCAGTCCTACGTCCTCGGCGTGCTGGACGACCGGCAGCTCGCACACGCCATGTTCCCGCTCGGCGACACGCTCACCACCAAGGCGGAGATCCGCGAGGAGGCCGCCCGGCGCGGCCTGTTCGTCGCCAAGAAGCCGGACAGCCACGACATCTGCTTCATCGCCGACGGCGACACCCAGGGCTTCCTCGCCAAGCGGCTGGGCCGGGCCGAGGGCGACATCGTCGACGAGTCCGGAGCCAAGGTCGGCACCCACGAGGGCGCGTACGGCTTCACCATCGGCCAGCGCAAGGGCCTGCGCATCGGCACCCCGGCCCCGGACGGCAAGCCGCGCTACGTCCTGGACATCTCCCCGGTCGACAACACCGTCACGGTGGGCCCCGCCGAGTCCCTGGACGTGACCGCGCTGACCGCCGTACGCCCGCGCTGGTGCGGCGCCGCGCCCACCGGCCCCGGCACGTACACCGCCCAGCTGCGCGCCCACGGCGGCGAGACCGAGGTCACCGCCGAGCCCGTCGACGGCGGGCTGCGCGTCACCTTCGCCGAGCCGGTCCGCGGCGTCGCCCCCGGCCAGGCCATCGTGCTGTACGACGGCACGCGCGTGGTGGGCTCGGCGACGATCGCGACGACGGACCGCGCCCGCGCGGTGGCCTGA
- a CDS encoding N-acetylmuramoyl-L-alanine amidase — MGDAGEAGRAGGGSGQGFSRRALLLGGAGTVVAGGAVYALHGEVARWWWQLPGRKKPRTDGAVDYTSARWVPAAPANWRQADRPDDYPIDRVVIHVVQGGYTDALRVFQSPTHGAAAHYVVRKDGVVAQTVRELDVAYHAGNRAYNERSIGIEHEGFVDRPESFTPAMYASSARLTAGICRRYGFPADRQHIVGHVEVPGTDHTDPGPHWNWRLYLDLVRAELSRPSPASGA, encoded by the coding sequence ATGGGAGACGCGGGGGAAGCCGGCCGGGCCGGCGGCGGCAGCGGCCAGGGGTTCAGCAGACGCGCCCTGCTGCTCGGCGGCGCCGGCACGGTCGTGGCCGGCGGCGCCGTGTACGCACTGCACGGCGAGGTGGCGCGCTGGTGGTGGCAGCTGCCGGGCCGCAAGAAGCCGCGGACGGACGGCGCGGTGGACTACACCTCCGCGCGCTGGGTCCCGGCCGCCCCGGCGAACTGGCGCCAGGCCGACCGCCCCGACGACTACCCGATCGACCGGGTCGTCATCCACGTCGTCCAGGGGGGCTACACGGACGCCCTGCGCGTCTTCCAGAGCCCGACGCACGGCGCCGCCGCGCATTACGTGGTGCGCAAGGACGGGGTGGTGGCGCAGACGGTGCGGGAGCTGGACGTGGCGTACCACGCGGGCAACCGCGCGTACAACGAGCGCAGCATCGGCATCGAGCACGAGGGCTTCGTGGACCGCCCGGAATCCTTCACCCCTGCCATGTACGCATCATCGGCGCGGCTGACCGCCGGGATCTGCCGCCGCTACGGCTTCCCCGCCGACCGGCAGCACATCGTGGGCCATGTGGAGGTACCGGGCACCGACCACACCGATCCCGGGCCACACTGGAACTGGCGGCTGTACCTGGACCTGGTGCGCGCCGAGCTGAGCCGCCCTTCCCCGGCATCGGGGGCGTGA
- a CDS encoding cysteine desulfurase family protein, which yields MVYLDHAATTPMLPEAVQAMTAQLTVTGNASSLHAAGRRARRTVEEARESLASALGARPSEVVFTAGGTEADNLAVKGLYWARRDADPARTRVLASPVEHHAVLDAVEWLAEHEGARVEWLPVDAYGRVHADALREAIARNPDDVALATVMWANNEIGTIMPVRELAGAAAEFDIPLHADAVQAFGQLEVDFAASGLAAMTVSAHKIGGPYGLGALLLRREYAPVPVLHGGGQERQVRSGTLDTPGIAAFAAAARHAVAHREEFARDIGALRDDLVKAVRAAAPDAVLGGDPDPAGRLPANAHFSFPGCEGDSLLLLLDAQGIACSTGSACTAGVAQPSHVLLAAGMDADLARGTLRFSLGHTSTEADVAAVAEAIGPVVERARSAGLS from the coding sequence ATGGTTTACCTCGACCACGCCGCCACCACCCCGATGCTTCCGGAGGCGGTGCAGGCGATGACCGCCCAGCTGACCGTCACCGGCAACGCGTCCTCGCTGCACGCCGCGGGCCGGCGGGCCCGGCGCACCGTCGAGGAGGCGCGGGAATCCCTCGCCTCCGCGCTCGGCGCGCGCCCCAGTGAGGTGGTCTTCACCGCGGGCGGCACCGAAGCCGACAACCTCGCGGTCAAGGGCCTGTACTGGGCCCGCAGGGACGCCGACCCGGCCCGCACCCGCGTCCTCGCCAGCCCCGTCGAACACCACGCCGTCCTGGACGCGGTGGAGTGGCTCGCCGAGCACGAGGGCGCGCGCGTCGAATGGCTGCCCGTCGACGCGTACGGACGGGTGCACGCCGACGCGCTGCGCGAGGCGATCGCGCGCAACCCCGACGATGTCGCGCTCGCCACCGTGATGTGGGCCAACAACGAGATCGGCACGATCATGCCGGTCCGGGAACTGGCCGGGGCGGCCGCGGAGTTCGACATTCCGCTGCACGCCGACGCGGTCCAGGCGTTCGGGCAGCTGGAGGTGGACTTCGCCGCCTCCGGACTGGCCGCGATGACCGTCTCCGCGCACAAGATCGGCGGACCGTACGGCCTCGGCGCGCTGCTGCTGCGCCGGGAGTACGCGCCCGTCCCCGTCCTGCACGGCGGCGGTCAGGAGCGGCAGGTGCGCTCCGGCACGCTGGACACCCCCGGCATCGCCGCGTTCGCCGCCGCAGCGCGGCACGCCGTCGCGCACCGCGAGGAGTTCGCCCGCGACATCGGCGCGCTGCGCGACGACCTCGTCAAGGCCGTACGGGCCGCCGCCCCCGACGCCGTCCTCGGCGGCGACCCCGACCCGGCGGGCCGGCTCCCCGCCAACGCGCACTTCTCCTTCCCCGGCTGCGAGGGCGACTCCCTGCTGCTCCTCCTGGACGCGCAGGGCATCGCCTGCTCCACCGGCTCCGCCTGCACGGCGGGCGTCGCCCAGCCCAGCCACGTCCTGCTCGCCGCGGGCATGGACGCGGACCTGGCCCGCGGCACGCTGCGCTTCTCGCTGGGCCACACCTCCACCGAGGCGGACGTGGCGGCGGTCGCGGAGGCGATCGGCCCGGTGGTGGAACGGGCACGGAGCGCGGGCCTGAGCTGA
- a CDS encoding alpha/beta fold hydrolase, translating into MTQQWRLDRTYRSTAGAVRWTTFGEDGAPPLVLLHGTPFSSYIWRDVARALAGRFQVYVWDMPGYGDSEMATGQDVSLAKQAEVLTELFAHWGLDAREPTVAAHDFGGYVALRAHLVHGLRYRRLALLDAVVLTGWGSPTYRLLGSHPEVFGRLPAGLHRALVTEYIGSGSHPGLHPVALERIVAPWCTEEGQAAFYRQIEQNGLDLTDDLEGRLGELTVPTLVGWGAEDSWLPVAWAHKLAAAVPGARLRLFEGAGHLVQEDAPAELAAVLAAFAGADASGPA; encoded by the coding sequence ATGACACAGCAGTGGCGACTGGACCGTACGTACCGCAGCACCGCCGGCGCCGTGCGCTGGACCACCTTCGGGGAGGACGGCGCGCCGCCCCTGGTCCTGCTGCACGGGACGCCGTTCTCCTCCTACATCTGGCGGGACGTCGCCCGGGCGCTCGCCGGACGGTTCCAGGTGTACGTCTGGGACATGCCCGGCTACGGCGACTCCGAGATGGCCACCGGGCAGGACGTCTCCCTCGCCAAACAGGCCGAGGTCCTCACCGAACTGTTCGCGCACTGGGGCCTGGACGCCCGCGAACCCACCGTGGCCGCCCACGACTTCGGCGGCTACGTGGCACTGCGCGCCCACCTCGTACACGGGCTGCGCTACCGGCGCCTCGCCCTGCTCGACGCGGTCGTCCTCACCGGCTGGGGCTCCCCCACGTACCGGCTGCTCGGCAGCCACCCGGAGGTGTTCGGCCGGCTGCCGGCGGGCCTGCACCGGGCGCTGGTGACCGAGTACATCGGCTCGGGCAGCCACCCCGGACTGCACCCGGTCGCCCTGGAACGGATCGTCGCGCCGTGGTGCACCGAGGAAGGGCAGGCCGCGTTCTACCGGCAGATCGAGCAGAACGGGCTGGATCTCACCGATGACCTCGAAGGGCGGCTCGGCGAGCTGACCGTGCCGACGCTGGTGGGCTGGGGAGCGGAGGACTCCTGGCTGCCCGTCGCCTGGGCACACAAGCTGGCGGCGGCCGTCCCGGGTGCCCGCCTGCGCCTGTTCGAGGGGGCCGGGCACCTCGTGCAGGAGGACGCGCCGGCCGAACTGGCGGCGGTGCTGGCCGCGTTCGCGGGGGCGGACGCGAGCGGACCGGCGTAA
- a CDS encoding SAV_2336 N-terminal domain-related protein — MIDRLRQVLAGQGYDLGAHELLDVLWLARAVREGERRQAAAEEESRADAGPPGSDDGGTEPTAEGTAETGAEDGGTEGPDTARSEQETDGAEAAPGGDRATVLPSQRSLYAMGSEGGSARSRRARPARAPGRRALARPQHLSRALRPLRRFQPHPHRRVTDVEATVRLAAETALFDVVSRPDLEHRWSAVLLVDDAPSMQVWSQLAGELRAVLDRSGIFRSVRVCALDPRKMAVPGRLPWVAGPTLTFVLTDGTSPGWRTPDAARAVRGWGRYGPVAVLHPLPRRLWRGTALDAQPRLLTSPVEFGGPDRTTVLDPLTGEPDPEAEEPGTVALPVVPLTPGGLGQWTALLTRPGVPHLVDTVLLGEDPEQDPPRPAGSAEELVAHFRGAFSPESYRLAVRLSAINPLTVPLMQLVRAATMTDAGPTQVAEILLGGLLERVTDPRRASALGPLGGLLGAGAGQPVYDFRPGVRELLFSGLGTQQSLAVVEAVGRALEPYMGRLPDFPALVADETGELRLQESAQAFAVLASPVLERLGGGAVAGASEAGVVAGPYATATVEAADTDTEPQPPDEAAEPAVRSHPPVPVLPADEPREPLRATLLGPVGLWRGDQRIELPVRLDRTLLAALLLHHEDVASDAELLGVLWGGDPPRGARASLDHSVARLRKALGEDGHILARERVGYALRGDAGTELDVDLERAEEYQRAARAAGEEGDWARARTLLDAAIGLWQGEPLGGLTGPYAQSERLRLTEWRQTLVEDRIETDLRLGHYARAQAELAELVARYPSRARLAELLARAWGWGETERADASARDGAPARTEREPLRITVLGRVRMHRGDTALAVGSPQQRALLAVLALRGGRAASEADLIEAVWGDEPPRAAPAALRTYASRLRKALGPDSGVLVSEGGGYALRPYGGTDMVVDLRHAEELAATAAEARAAHDWERAWEALDSAVALWRDGEPLAGLSGPYLAAESRRLADWRRTLIEDRTEAELRLGRHAAAEEALTWLLYLDPARKRTRELLARALAHDEPVSPGLRSMLRAGRYGPRQERAGGRRAEARQLTEHLAREGETARTACVVSGGAGVGKTSLAAQVTDALQERFPDGRLYAIMPATGDPEAAVAYLAGALLRQLGLRAAEIPEDPAERLAFYGAVVRGRRLIVVLDEVRDVEPVLPLLPETPGAALVIGRDRPPAGLPGVLSLHLEAMSTADALELLALRVGEERVAARRSVARAALEACGCSEAAVDAVAAELMLEGGTDRTAAEALITATALRLTHDLAPPALAAFRLLALPDCPDLSASAVAALAGTDLADAQAHLATLARTGLVKVPAPGRYRHREALASFAYENLTAHTSPAERRAALSRLLDWYLVTALRAYALDAPDAPLLHQVAAAGTSVTSPRLADRRAAADWWAAEGTGALSVVRQTAELLSDGHAARGADVLLLLAPLLGTGRHTEPYEAAARAVADRAAADHDRRAEGRARLACARACLMAERFDRADDEARRAYRLGLDAGDPVTSGRAPLVRGAAAFALGGSDAEQHFTLAMSHCQVQGDRLGEAAVLVERSRLLVSDRAPQRGAELAERAVRIFRSAGQGHRLGTALYFLAVARASTGGHEKALEALEEALSLFEAAGQRLWAGLTQLRTTESLLAVAPAKDAVQAAGAAVRLFEELGDTRRWADGLTLLGHAYEASGDAEQAHACWDRATGLYETPNETVPRARQRTSPLEPGAAGA, encoded by the coding sequence ATGATCGACCGGCTGCGGCAGGTCCTCGCCGGGCAGGGCTACGACCTGGGGGCGCACGAGCTGCTGGACGTCCTGTGGCTGGCCCGCGCGGTGCGCGAGGGGGAGCGGCGGCAGGCCGCGGCCGAGGAGGAGTCCCGGGCGGACGCGGGCCCGCCCGGGAGCGATGACGGGGGCACGGAGCCGACGGCGGAGGGCACGGCGGAGACAGGCGCGGAGGACGGGGGAACGGAAGGCCCGGATACGGCGCGGAGCGAGCAGGAGACCGACGGGGCCGAAGCGGCGCCGGGCGGCGACCGCGCCACCGTCCTGCCGTCGCAGCGCTCCCTGTACGCGATGGGCAGCGAGGGCGGCAGCGCGCGCAGCCGCCGCGCACGCCCCGCGCGGGCGCCGGGCCGCCGCGCCCTCGCCCGACCCCAGCACCTGTCCCGCGCGCTGCGCCCGCTGCGCCGGTTCCAGCCGCACCCGCACCGGCGCGTCACCGACGTGGAGGCGACCGTACGGCTCGCCGCGGAGACCGCGCTGTTCGACGTGGTGTCCCGGCCGGACCTCGAACACCGCTGGTCCGCCGTGCTGTTGGTGGACGACGCGCCCTCGATGCAGGTGTGGAGCCAGCTGGCCGGCGAACTGCGCGCGGTGCTGGACCGCAGCGGCATCTTCCGGAGCGTCCGCGTGTGCGCCCTCGACCCCCGGAAGATGGCCGTCCCGGGGCGGCTGCCGTGGGTCGCGGGCCCCACGCTGACGTTCGTCCTCACCGACGGCACGAGCCCCGGGTGGCGGACCCCCGACGCGGCGCGCGCGGTGCGCGGCTGGGGGCGGTACGGACCGGTGGCGGTGCTCCACCCCCTGCCGCGGCGGCTGTGGCGCGGCACCGCGCTGGACGCCCAGCCCCGGCTGCTGACCTCGCCCGTCGAGTTCGGCGGACCGGACCGGACCACCGTCCTGGACCCGCTGACCGGCGAGCCGGACCCGGAGGCCGAGGAGCCGGGGACGGTGGCGCTGCCGGTGGTCCCGCTGACGCCCGGCGGGCTCGGCCAGTGGACCGCGCTGCTCACCCGCCCCGGCGTCCCGCACCTGGTGGACACGGTGCTGCTGGGCGAGGACCCGGAGCAGGACCCGCCGCGGCCCGCCGGATCGGCCGAGGAGCTGGTCGCCCACTTCCGCGGCGCGTTCTCGCCCGAGTCCTACCGGCTGGCCGTACGCCTCTCCGCGATCAACCCGCTCACCGTCCCCCTGATGCAGCTGGTGCGGGCCGCCACGATGACCGACGCCGGGCCCACCCAGGTCGCCGAGATCCTCCTCGGCGGGCTGCTGGAACGGGTCACCGACCCGCGCCGGGCGTCTGCCCTCGGCCCGCTCGGCGGCCTGCTGGGCGCCGGTGCCGGGCAGCCGGTCTACGACTTCCGTCCCGGCGTGCGCGAACTCCTCTTCAGCGGCCTGGGCACCCAGCAGTCCCTGGCCGTCGTCGAGGCGGTCGGCCGCGCCCTGGAGCCGTACATGGGCCGGCTGCCCGACTTCCCCGCGCTGGTCGCCGACGAGACCGGGGAACTGCGGCTCCAGGAGTCGGCGCAGGCGTTCGCCGTACTGGCCAGCCCGGTGCTGGAGCGGCTGGGCGGCGGGGCGGTGGCCGGGGCGTCCGAGGCCGGTGTGGTGGCCGGGCCGTACGCCACGGCCACCGTGGAGGCGGCCGATACGGATACGGAGCCGCAGCCGCCGGACGAAGCCGCCGAGCCCGCCGTCCGCTCCCACCCGCCCGTACCGGTCCTGCCCGCCGACGAACCGCGCGAGCCGCTGCGCGCCACCCTCCTCGGACCGGTGGGGCTGTGGCGGGGGGACCAGCGGATCGAGCTGCCGGTCCGGCTGGACCGCACGCTGCTCGCGGCCCTCCTGCTGCACCACGAAGACGTGGCCTCCGACGCCGAACTGCTCGGCGTCCTCTGGGGCGGCGACCCGCCCCGCGGTGCCCGCGCGTCGCTGGACCACAGCGTCGCCCGGCTGCGCAAGGCGCTCGGCGAGGACGGACACATACTGGCCCGTGAGCGTGTCGGCTACGCCCTGCGCGGCGACGCCGGCACCGAACTCGACGTGGACCTGGAGCGCGCCGAGGAGTACCAGCGCGCCGCCCGCGCCGCCGGCGAGGAGGGCGACTGGGCCCGCGCCCGTACGCTGCTCGACGCGGCCATCGGCCTCTGGCAGGGGGAGCCCCTGGGCGGTCTCACCGGCCCGTACGCGCAGTCCGAACGGCTCCGGCTGACCGAGTGGCGGCAGACCCTGGTCGAGGACCGCATCGAGACCGACCTGCGGCTGGGCCACTACGCCCGGGCCCAGGCGGAGCTGGCCGAACTGGTCGCCCGGTACCCGTCCCGCGCCCGCCTGGCCGAACTGCTGGCGCGCGCGTGGGGCTGGGGCGAGACGGAGCGGGCGGACGCGTCCGCCCGGGACGGGGCACCGGCCCGGACGGAGCGCGAGCCGCTGCGCATCACCGTGCTCGGGCGGGTGCGGATGCACCGTGGGGACACGGCTCTGGCGGTCGGTTCCCCGCAGCAGCGGGCGCTGCTGGCCGTGCTCGCGCTGCGCGGTGGACGCGCCGCCTCCGAGGCCGATCTGATCGAGGCCGTGTGGGGCGACGAGCCGCCGCGCGCCGCGCCCGCGGCCCTGCGCACGTACGCGTCCCGGCTGCGCAAGGCCCTCGGCCCCGACTCGGGCGTCCTGGTGAGCGAGGGCGGGGGATACGCACTGCGGCCGTACGGCGGTACGGACATGGTCGTGGACCTGCGCCACGCCGAGGAACTGGCCGCGACGGCCGCCGAGGCGCGGGCCGCACACGACTGGGAACGCGCCTGGGAAGCGCTGGACTCGGCCGTCGCCCTGTGGCGGGACGGCGAGCCCCTGGCGGGTCTGTCCGGCCCGTACCTGGCCGCCGAGTCCCGGCGCCTGGCCGACTGGCGGCGCACGCTGATCGAGGACCGTACGGAGGCGGAACTCCGGCTCGGCCGCCACGCCGCCGCCGAAGAGGCGCTGACCTGGCTGCTCTACCTGGACCCGGCCCGCAAGCGGACCCGCGAACTGCTCGCCCGCGCCCTGGCCCACGACGAGCCGGTCTCCCCGGGCCTGCGCAGCATGCTGCGGGCCGGCCGGTACGGGCCCCGGCAGGAGCGGGCGGGCGGGCGGCGCGCCGAGGCACGGCAGCTGACGGAGCACCTGGCCCGGGAGGGCGAGACGGCGCGGACCGCCTGCGTCGTCTCCGGTGGCGCGGGCGTCGGGAAGACCAGCCTGGCGGCCCAGGTGACCGACGCGCTGCAGGAACGCTTCCCGGACGGACGGCTGTACGCGATCATGCCGGCGACCGGCGACCCGGAGGCGGCGGTCGCCTACCTGGCGGGTGCGCTGCTGCGGCAACTGGGCCTGCGGGCCGCGGAGATCCCCGAGGATCCCGCCGAACGCCTCGCGTTCTACGGGGCGGTGGTCCGTGGCCGTCGCCTGATCGTCGTCCTGGACGAGGTGCGCGACGTGGAGCCGGTGCTTCCGCTGCTCCCGGAGACGCCGGGGGCCGCGCTGGTCATCGGCCGCGACCGGCCCCCGGCCGGGCTGCCCGGGGTGCTGTCCCTGCATCTGGAAGCCATGAGCACGGCCGACGCGCTGGAACTCCTCGCGCTACGGGTGGGGGAGGAGCGGGTGGCGGCCCGCCGCTCGGTGGCGCGTGCGGCGCTCGAAGCGTGCGGCTGCTCGGAGGCCGCGGTCGACGCGGTGGCGGCGGAACTGATGCTGGAGGGCGGGACGGACCGTACGGCGGCCGAGGCCCTGATCACCGCCACCGCGCTGCGGCTGACCCACGACCTCGCCCCGCCCGCGCTCGCCGCCTTCCGGCTGCTGGCGCTGCCGGACTGCCCCGACCTGTCCGCGAGCGCCGTGGCCGCCCTGGCCGGCACCGACCTCGCCGACGCCCAGGCCCACCTGGCCACCCTGGCGCGGACCGGCCTGGTCAAGGTCCCGGCACCGGGCCGCTACCGGCACCGCGAGGCGCTCGCCTCCTTCGCGTACGAGAACCTGACCGCCCACACCTCACCGGCGGAGCGCCGCGCCGCGCTGTCCCGGCTGCTGGACTGGTACCTGGTCACGGCCCTGCGGGCGTACGCCCTCGACGCGCCCGACGCGCCCCTGCTGCACCAGGTCGCCGCCGCCGGCACCTCCGTCACCTCCCCGCGTCTCGCCGACCGCAGGGCCGCGGCGGACTGGTGGGCGGCGGAGGGCACCGGGGCGCTGTCCGTGGTGCGGCAGACAGCGGAGCTGCTGTCCGACGGGCACGCCGCCCGCGGCGCCGACGTGCTGCTCCTGCTCGCGCCGCTGCTGGGCACGGGGCGGCACACGGAGCCGTACGAGGCCGCGGCGCGTGCGGTGGCCGACCGGGCCGCCGCCGACCACGACCGGCGCGCCGAGGGGCGCGCCCGGCTGGCGTGCGCCCGCGCCTGCCTGATGGCCGAGCGGTTCGACCGGGCGGACGACGAGGCCCGCCGCGCGTACCGGCTCGGGCTCGACGCGGGCGACCCGGTGACCAGCGGCCGCGCCCCGCTGGTGCGCGGCGCGGCGGCGTTCGCGCTCGGCGGGAGCGATGCCGAACAGCACTTCACCCTGGCCATGAGCCACTGTCAGGTGCAGGGCGACCGGCTCGGCGAGGCCGCGGTCCTGGTGGAGCGGTCCCGTCTGTTGGTAAGCGACCGTGCCCCGCAGCGGGGCGCCGAACTCGCCGAGCGGGCCGTACGCATCTTCCGGTCGGCCGGGCAGGGCCACCGCCTCGGCACGGCCCTGTACTTCCTCGCCGTCGCCCGGGCGAGCACGGGCGGCCACGAGAAGGCGCTGGAGGCCCTGGAAGAGGCGCTGTCCCTTTTCGAGGCGGCCGGGCAGCGGCTCTGGGCGGGCCTGACGCAGCTCAGGACCACCGAGTCGCTGCTCGCCGTCGCCCCCGCCAAGGACGCGGTCCAGGCGGCGGGGGCCGCGGTGCGGCTCTTCGAAGAGCTGGGCGACACCCGGCGATGGGCCGACGGACTCACTTTGCTGGGACACGCGTACGAAGCCTCCGGGGACGCCGAGCAGGCGCACGCGTGCTGGGACCGGGCGACCGGACTGTACGAGACGCCGAACGAGACGGTCCCGCGCGCCCGGCAGCGCACCTCTCCGCTGGAACCGGGCGCGGCGGGGGCGTAG